The genomic stretch AAATTTGACTACACTGCAATGCCCCTAATCAATTTTAAGATGGGAATATATAGACTTCATTAAATACGAATATACTTATGCTTggtattagaattttttagTTATGTAGGGAGTTGTCCTTTCCAATTACGGTGCACTTACAACATTAGTCCAATCAAGCAACTGTAACTATAATGAGTTCCTTCTTTGTTTTCGTTGTATAGCCTATAAAAGATCTCTGaattgaatcattttcaCTTTTGCAACTTTGCCGGTAAAACAGGGTTCTCCTGAAGAAAACGCGGAGAACCTTTGTTTACAGGGAGAAGATGCAGAGAAGATATAGTGACACAAACTACTAAATAATCGAGCTTCgttatattctttatctCTTTTAGATATCTATTTATTTGCACTTTAACAAAAAGTATTTCtcaattataaaaattatgcCAGATTTAACgaataaacttttttaataatataagattttaattaaGTTTCTATTAGACATCATTCTTTGGTTTTTGTAGATTTACAATATAAGTTTGAGTAGTTTAACTGAATTGAAATAGAATGTATCTTAATtatgattttaaattcgAGTACCTTTGCATTAAGCCATATCACAGAATAAGGATAGACTAAAATAAACCTAATTTCGTACTACCCGGACTTGGATCAACCCCGTCTAATAAAGTTAATTCCTTAAGGTGTAACAAAACAAATGCTATTCAAAAAAGTACTGGGTATATCAGTCATTTCAGTTACATAACTTTCCCCATGCAGCTTGATAGCAGCCTGTGTTTCTTCGTTAATTACTTGGACATAATGATCTGAATAAAGCAAGCATGTGTAATAATTAGTGTCTTTATTCATatagttaaaaaaagaaccaCTTTTTTCAAGGGAATcagtaaatattttttgttgaGAAGAAAGTATAGTTGTTGCATGCAGATGCTGAAATCCTTCAGGCCCTCTCTCTCTTTTGTATAAGCTAGGGTTTTGGGGTTGATACTTATTGAGATGGTTATTCTCAAGTTTATAGTCCATATAATCTCCATTATTATAGAGCACTCGTATTTTTCGATTTCCTTCAATGCTTTCATAGCTGGCTATTGGCAACCCCATCTTTGGATCATACGCATTTGAAGTAATTTGAACCTTTTTAATACTTGTAATATCTCCATAATTAGACTCATGGTCTATTTTAAAGGAATAAGCAGCCATATTATTGCCAAATAGATATAGTAATTTATCGTACTTACTAAACGATATAGTTgaaactaaaaaattattattttcaactATTTTTCTGGTACCTTTCAATCTCCCTCTATAATTTAGttcaaatattcttattattgataatttacCATTCTCAACACAATTCAAGAAAATGTAATGAGATATGTTCCAGCTCACATATGTAAAGTTAGAATGTTCACATAATTTGTGAATTTCAAATGAATCAGTTAAATTTAACTGATAGTCATAAATCTGAAGATATACATGCCTGGTTTGgctattttgatttaaaattataaacttATCGATAGATTCAATATATTCCATTTGAATTGGgacattttttataatcttATATGCGGTAAGTGAAGTATCAAAGGTTGAGGTACTTTCTAATTGCATCACGTATGAGTGAAGCACATTACAAGTATCTAAAATGTGAAGCCATTTTCCCCCATTTATCTTATCAGCACTATATCTCATTATTAACGGTTCATATGCTAGGTCAATATGAAAATACTGTTGAGTAGCAATGCTAATAAATATAGTttctttataattataataaaccATGAAATTATTCTCTGAAACTCGAAGTGATTTAAAGGGCTCtctaaattttgattttatatggcattcaaatattgagttattattcatatattgaaaatatatatcacCCTCTGCGttcatatatattatttgaggATAAAAGTTTGAAGTAAATTGGAGTTGTACATCTATTGGAGAAAAATCGGAATTtatgtatttattataCATAGAAAAGGTAGATTCTAAGTATGCATCTTCAAATCCAACATTGAAAAGATATGATTTTGTCTTAGTATGAAGTATTATTCCAAAAGAATCCTTTTCTTTTAACTGAAAACCTGTGATTGCAATTATATCTTTATATCGCAGgttttttccaaattggCTTCGATTTATACTATCAAAGgttattaattcaattatcgtttcttctttattagtAGATGTatatgaattaattttaacaCGTAAATCAGTTATAGGTATGTCATCGTTTCCCATTTGGAAAGGTGCAAAAATAAATCCAAAATATTGTCTGTCATTAGAATTTGAGATTATCTCTGTAATAGAAATTAAAGTTGGTTCCTCTTCAAGAGGTAAATATTTGCCGAATTTTGTAAAGCAATGCAGAGTAGTTAACCGCTTAAGAAGAGAAGGACTATTTACGTCAATAGTTTGTGGTTTAATGCCAGTATCTGTCACAATAATGTCATATATTAtgtcatttttattaaaatttgtaaGACGCTCATTTTTAAGAATGGGATAAGGTTTAAAAGAATGCTTTTCAAGGAAACCAGTTGAagttgaattaaaaaagcCTCCTTTTATAACAAATTTGAAGTTTTCTACAGGGCATATAGGCTTTGTGTTGTGTTTTATCATCCTGGGGAGATAATTTATCCAGCAAAAAGTTGTGtatgtttttttctcaTATGCAGTTAATATTACACCTGAGTGGTTTGGGACTTTTCTActtttaaatgaataatacttaacaataaaataatcaGCAAAAATACACATCTTTTTGGTATAAGCAAATACCTTGGTAACTCGATGATCATTGTCGAACAATCCCATTAAATGTGACTTGGCTATCTTCCATTTTAGTTGTTTAATACTCCCAAAGTCTCTCGTTAAGGTTGTTTCGTAATATGTTCCATTATCTAACCAAATAGACATATATAAGGACTCGCCTTGCAGAtgacattttttaaaatcgATTTTGGATGCATCAGTATATTGCCAGTTATTTTTATACTGAAATAACGAATGGTTATGAAATATACAGGTGTATACTCGAGATACGCAAAATACTATATCATCCTTTGGTAAAGAACCATAGAGTAGTTTTGATGGATAAGTGGTAAATATATTGTATGatttgatatttaaaagatcaAAGCTTCCATCTTTTTGCCTCTCCAAGACATcaagatttaatttattatcataagAATCgatattgaagataaatAAAGTGTCTATCGAAGATAATTGTTGTTCCTTTACTTTTCTATGCTTTAAATATCCAAAATGAAGCCATCTCGTACTAATATCTGGTAAAAATGGAACCACTTCAAGTATTCCCTTCTCTATTACATCTGAAAGATTAATATGTAAAGTATTTGTataatcaatattaatacataataaattatctaatcTTTCAGAAATAAACCTCATATTTCgtttatatttaaagcTTTTAGTTTTCTTTCTAACCgtaaaaaaatcaatacaGTCATTATTTTGATCATTAAAacgataataatatattacaaTTTCCCCATCAGAGAAGAAACAAGTGTGGAATATGAAATCACCTTTGTTATGGCCTACATAATATATGCATCTGCTAGAAGCgaattcaataaaattcaCCAGTTTACCagatttatatatttttagtttGTCAGTAAaacataaaaataaataactGCAATATTGTGACCTATTAGTGAAGTAAGATCCTACTCCATAATGTTCTCTTTTGAGAACTGATTTTGTAATCACACTATGGCTAATATCCTGGTTGTTGTATTCATCTGGTAGTTGCCTAGCGCAGGTTGCGATACTAAAGTCTAATCCTGAAAGCTCTGTGTTATTTATCATGGTAAGATCGTTATATCTtctcattattttctttggtTATGGTTTAAAGTTCGATATATAACTTAAATAGTTATTTCTTAAACTGTTTTAGAGAGATACTAATAAAGCTTACTATATCTATAGGatatctattttttaagaaatgaAGCGGACATACACACTCAGAATAAATAGCAAAAGTTGAAAAGCATCTATGATATTTGGCTCATGTATATATCCTAAAACtgtatttatttaactttcaattaattattttctataaaaaaatactcaAATTTTCAGCATTTTATGAAGACATGTCtttataaagaaaaatagaaGATGCATGTATCTTTCACatagaagaaaagaataaataacaGAGCATACGGTAAGTTCGAGTATCACCAAGATCTATAGAAGTTCTGAGgtatacatatatatagatatgcAGCTGTTCCTTTTTGAACTTCAAACTTTATTGGGGGTAAAGTATGTTagaattgtttttattaactCAAACGGTGTACGGATGTAAACTTAAGTAtgaattcttttatttgttgTAGCCTAGTTATTAATGCCTTTGTGAAAAAAGTACGacttaaataattaagagatattcaaatgttaaaatattacattaattcattctaaatttaaccttgtaaaatattgtattttttgaTACGAAAATAGTATGAGTTATTTCAATGAGGAGATTGATGATGAGTTAAATAGTTTGGATGTTGATGCCTTAtcacaaaataatttagaaaaccAGATTACAAGTAATGCACAATATCTACTTAATTCTCAActattagaaaatgaagaaagcCGACTGCAGAGATCTGCTAATTTGCTTAATAAACTTTTGAGTAAAAAAAGGTctctattaaaaaaactaGAAATAACTAATagaatttcaattaaacaaaaattaaaagaacaaATCTCAGTTATTGAATCAGTTGAAATCCCACCtgttttaaaagatattaaggatattaagaaaagaatTAGTGATATTtccaatgaaaataaaaattcttccCAGACTATAAAATCTCAGGATATTGTGTCCAGtaatttagataaaatCAAAGGAAATAGAAATCCTGGTGAAACTGAGAAGGATTATTTGATCAGAACCGGCCAAATTACGGCATTTGGAACTAAAAGTGAGTTTGTTTTAGAAGATGATAGTATATATACAGAAGAAAATGTCTCTCATGAAAACATACCAATTGGTCagtatattaaaaaagaacaGTTAGTAGATATTGCATCTCCAGCACAAGATATTAAAGCTAATGATTATAATGCGTTAccaatagaaaatgaaacaGAGGATTTATCACCGGTGATCTTAGATTCTACACCAGCCGCCCCCAATGTTATTGACGTCAAAAATGAAAGCTCTGAAGAGGATAATTTAAGATATCATAATAGTCAAGATGAATACAAACCTTCTGAGGATGAGAGAATACCGagtgataatgatgaatcGTATAGTTCAGACAAATCTGAAGGCAGAACAGAAAGACAGGATTTTTATCAAGATGAGGATTCatatgatgaattagatataGAAGAACacatttcaaaaaaagatcGAAAGTCTAAAACTAAAGCTAGTAATGCTATAGATGATGGTGATGAAATAGTTTACCAAAAACGTCTTAATCATTGGATTAAGAAGAGATCAGAAAATCGTAAGGTAGATAACAACTCGCGTCTTGAGGAGTATCAAAAACCACATCCTGATTTTAAAGGTGCTAAACTAAATGATACCTTTAAAATTCCAGGAGAAATTTTTTcctcattatttaattaccAAAAAACTTGTGTTCAGTGGTTACATGAGCTTTATCAGCAAAAATGCGGAGGCATTATAGGTGATGAAATGGGTTTAGGGAAAACCATACAAATTATTGCATTCTTAGCATCTTTACACCattcaaatcttttaaatggTCCAATCATTATTGTTTGCCCAGCTACTGTGATGAAACAATGGTGTGCAGAAATACATAAATGGTGGCCGCCATTTAGAACAATTATTTTACATTCAATTGGTGCTGGTATGctaataaacaaaaaaaagatgtctgaagaagaaatggagaatataataattaattcaaaCCCGAATGAATTTACCTATGAGGATTTTAGaaattcttctaaaattaaaacagaGACAGAAACTAAATCTGCAATTGATACATTAGTAGAGAAAGTTATAAATGATggtcatattattattactacgTACGTGGGCCTTAGAATACACGCAGAAAGTTTACTTAAGGTAAATTGGGATTATGCGATATTGGATGAGGGTCataaaataagaaatcCTGATTCTGAAATATCATTGACgtgtaaaaaaataaagacaTATAATAGAATAATTCTATCTGGAACaccaattcaaaataatttgaatgaaCTATGGTCATTATTCGATTTTATATATCCAGGGAAGTTGGGTACCTTACCAGTATTCCAGCAACAATTTGTAGGCCCAATAAATGTAGGTGGTTACGCAAATGCTACCAATATTCAAGTACAAACAGGATATAAGTGTGCAATTGCATTGAGAAACTTAATCTCTCCTTATCTATTAAGAAGGGTCAAAGCAGATGTTGCAAAGGATTTACctaagaaaaaagaaatggtATTATTCTGTAAATTAACTGAATATcaaaggaaaaaatatattgaattcCTCAATTCACGAGAATTAgaacaaattaaaagagGTAAAAGACAAGTTTTATTTggtattgatattttgagAAAGATCTGCAATCATCCTGATATATTGGATTgtaaagaagaagaaaaaagacAATCTATTCAATATGGTGACCCTAAAAGATCTGGCAAAATGCAAGTTGTACAAACAACTACTTCTTTTGtggaagaaaaaaattacaagacGTTATTGTTTACACAATCAAGACAAATGTTAGATATTcttgaagaatttatttcatataaagataaagatttacaaggtattaaatatttaagaatgGATGGTACGACTAGCATTTCAATTCGGCAAACATTGGTAGATAAATTCAACAATGATAACGATAGAGATGACAATATTGATCTATTTCTTCTAACTACTCGGGTTGGTGGATTGGGTGTAAATTTGATCGGGGCCAATAGAATCATTATATTTGATCCTGATTGGAATCCTTCTACTGATTTACAAGCTCGTGAAAGGGCGTGGAGAATTGGCCAAAAGAGAGAAGTTTCGATATATAGATTAATGATTAATGGTactattgaagaaaaaatttatcatcgACAAATTTTTAAGCAATTTTTAACTAATAAGATATTGttaaatgatataaaacaaaagagATTCTTCAAGATGCATGAACTTCATGATTTATTTACACTGGGTGGTGAGAACGGTTATGTTACTGAAGAAATGGAAGCAGAGGTTCGTAAGAATACTAATAAGATATTAACAGATAATGATGTAACgtcaaataatgataaaaaagaaagtgACGATTTTGCAGAAGTAGCAAAATTTGCTGGTGTATCAAAATTAGAGGGGTTTTATAATGGTAAAGAGCaggaagatgaaaaaaCGAATGAGGATGATCGATTAATTAAGGGATTAATAGGTGacaaaaatcaattaattagtgaagatcaaataatagattCGCACAATAAACCTATtagattaataaataaagaagcGGAGAAGAATGCGGAAGATGCAATGAATGCCCTAAAGAGGTCAAGAAAGATgagaaagaaatataaGATAGGGGTACCTACATGGACAGGTAAGTTTGGACAAGCAGGCAAAACCCTTaagaaaaggaaaactCTGGTCAATAAAAACgggaaaaataaaagtattgGCTCGATGGAAATTCTTGCTAATATTAGGGAAAGCCAAAATAGAAATGTAGATATAACCGTCGAGCCAGAAACAAACACCAATACAAGGGAAACTAAACTAATAGAAGATAATAAGGAAATAATAGTAGCgattgaaaattttctaaGGAACCAACCAAATCAATTTAGCACATCAAATgctattattcaaaatatcaaaGGTATTCGTTTTGATCAAAAGGAAGATGTAATTAGAATCCGTGCcttattgaaaaaagttgCGCGATTCGATAAGATTCGTAAAGGATGGGTTTTAGACAATGATCTTCATGAggaatttgaataattttattggTTTGTTCgagaataaataaataaataagtaactatagatataaatatagctatgaatattaatatatatagattgatagatttgaatatatatgttGATGTAAAAGTAAGTATGGACAATGAAAcgtaattaataaatatcacTCTCTAAACTGCCATTCAAAACACACTCTCTCATTAATCATCTCGGAACTAATAAACTTACTTTccaatgataaaatttagTTCCGAGATGAGAGTATGACGTGAAAAGCAGTATTGGGGGTGGTTTCTTTTGGAATATATACAAATGATAAGGGGAGGTATTGTGCTTAACCTACAATCAATGTATCATCTTGGAATTCATACGTTGGAATTTCCAAGTTTAGAGGAGCTGGACCCTTTCTGATTCTACCGGAGATATCATAATGTGACCCATGGCAAGGACAGAACCAACCACCAAAATCACCAGCTTCACCGATTGGAACACAACCTAAATGAGTACAGACACCTAACATGACTAACCAGCTTGGGTTTTTAACTCTATCAGCATCAGCTTGAGGATCCTTCAATGAAGTAATATCCACTTGGTTAGCTTCTTCTATCTCGTGAGCAGTTCTATGTCTAATGAAAACTGGTTTACCTTGCCATTTCACCACAGCATTCTTACCTTCTGGAATGGAAGCTAAGTTGACTTCAACTTTAGCCATAGCCAGGACATCGGCACTGGCAGACATAGAGCCTAGGAAAGTTTCCACAGTTGACTTACCACCAGCTGCAGATAACATACCTAGGGAACCAATCATGAAATATGCGTAAGATCTACCTTTGTCAGTagatttatcttttttaacTGCATCACCAAAATCAGGTGTCTTGTAAGTAGATATTTGAGCTTTGTTGGTAGAAGATAAGcatcttttatttatcattaagTTACTGTGATATTTGCTTGCCAAAAGTGAAGCAGAAGTCTTTGCAACAATAGTGTTTGGGTTTTTCAATAGAGTAGATCTTAAAGCTAACATTTTTATATGTACTTTGTTATTATCTCTAGTAGGGCTGAATTGTACTATCTATCTATTGTCTGTTTATTATAGATAAAGGTCGAATAATACGATATGTAAGACACTATATCGAATCGTAATTTCTGCGTTTCTTGTTTAATATAGGGTATATACTAATAGTTACTTGTGTTGTTATGAATCAAGAACTATTAAATatgtaaaataataaatatttgataatttgcGGGTATCAGACCTCTGTATATTTTGGCTGTTGTTCGAGCAGTCCCTAATATGCGAGCCAGGAAATATCGACTCACCCCCAAAATATCTGTGAGTTTCGGTACTATATAAAACTTTTTCACAGTTCAACTCCGATGGGGCCGGTGGGGTTAGAATTTTAGGGTTACAGGGTTGAATGTTTGTATTTAGGGTTTTGTGAATCACGTGTATATAGACATTGTGGCGCTACCAAAAGATAGCCATAATAAAAGATCGTCAAaactattatatattaatattaagtACTTGTCACAAGATCTGCAAAAGATTTGAAGGATGTATCATACCAATACAGATGGCTAATTCAACATATGCTAGCTCAGATTCAGAGGAAGAAATTCATACCAAGGCTCAGCAAAGGCTTGATAGCTATTCAGATGTAGTTATCAGTCAAGTGAATGAAGATTATTCATATACATACGATGGTCTTTTGcataatgatattatttctttaaatgatGGAACTGTCATTAGAATCGATATAGATATTCTAATTGGTGTGCCGGGTCATACTTTGGGTGCATTACATTATTGGGATCCTTTTACTAACAGAGACTATTTGTTTGTTATCAGAAATGATGGAAAgctatttaattttattaataatgttcAATATGACGAAAATGAATTACCCTCCAACATTCTTTCTGAACGGAggaattctaattctagATGGATCTGCTTGGAGACAcgtattttattttctaatgaCAGTAGTAAGGATAGTACTACTCCGACGGAAGCAAAGCTAATTATTGAtgagaattattttttattattctgtTGTTGTTATCCCAAGGAACTCTttgttattaaattaagaaGATCCTCGATAGATGGCCAGCAATTGCTGTCatttgaaacaattaataatgatgggTTAAATAAAGAGTGCATCTATTTACCAATATCAATagattatatttattatgatATTTCATATCATGAAGAATACGCTACTggaaatgaatttttatttgtttcgGCACTGGTGAATGattatctttcaaataCTTTCCATTTATATGTCTACCAATATTTCCCAAAGACCAGCGCAAAACGGTCTAAAACTGTTAAAGATGGTTTGCATTTCAAATTGCTAATTGACAAGATAATCGATACTGACTCAACTTCACTCACCCTCAAAGCGGTTTATAATGTAgggataataatatttaccGAATTAGAAATCATAGTAGTGCCAATTGATAGTATTAATTCTTCGCttgttattaataatttccgATTTAATTCTGCATCTAACTCCAAGGACAATGTCTACAAGAAAATTCTTTCCAAGAAACTTCCacagaaattttttaaggATGTTATTGTATcaccaattaaaaataatggttCGTTACAATTCActctaattttaaaaaactcatttagatatattactatacatttaaatttaatcttTAACGACATAGAAAATGGATTAGCTCACTACGAAGATTTTATTGTTGATGatataaaacaatttcaaaCTAATACAGACGATTATGTAATAACAAACGTTTATTATTCCACTGCTTTGACtactaaattttttgttataaCTTTTACCAATGGCCTTCTGTATACCAATATTGTACCAATACCAATTTCtaatttccattttatCCCCTCGCAAATTTGTAGGctaaagaataaaataaaattagattCTCTAGTTATTGAAAATCCTGTCattaaatatgaatttgcagataattttaataaattaatttccaTTGATGTTGT from Henningerozyma blattae CBS 6284 chromosome 4, complete genome encodes the following:
- the TBLA0D01940 gene encoding uncharacterized protein, which produces MRRYNDLTMINNTELSGLDFSIATCARQLPDEYNNQDISHSVITKSVLKREHYGVGSYFTNRSQYCSYLFLCFTDKLKIYKSGKLVNFIEFASSRCIYYVGHNKGDFIFHTCFFSDGEIVIYYYRFNDQNNDCIDFFTVRKKTKSFKYKRNMRFISERLDNLLCINIDYTNTLHINLSDVIEKGILEVVPFLPDISTRWLHFGYLKHRKVKEQQLSSIDTLFIFNIDSYDNKLNLDVLERQKDGSFDLLNIKSYNIFTTYPSKLLYGSLPKDDIVFCVSRVYTCIFHNHSLFQYKNNWQYTDASKIDFKKCHLQGESLYMSIWLDNGTYYETTLTRDFGSIKQLKWKIAKSHLMGLFDNDHRVTKVFAYTKKMCIFADYFIVKYYSFKSRKVPNHSGVILTAYEKKTYTTFCWINYLPRMIKHNTKPICPVENFKFVIKGGFFNSTSTGFLEKHSFKPYPILKNERLTNFNKNDIIYDIIVTDTGIKPQTIDVNSPSLLKRLTTLHCFTKFGKYLPLEEEPTLISITEIISNSNDRQYFGFIFAPFQMGNDDIPITDLRVKINSYTSTNKEETIIELITFDSINRSQFGKNLRYKDIIAITGFQLKEKDSFGIILHTKTKSYLFNVGFEDAYLESTFSMYNKYINSDFSPIDVQLQFTSNFYPQIIYMNAEGDIYFQYMNNNSIFECHIKSKFREPFKSLRVSENNFMVYYNYKETIFISIATQQYFHIDLAYEPLIMRYSADKINGGKWLHILDTCNVLHSYVMQLESTSTFDTSLTAYKIIKNVPIQMEYIESIDKFIILNQNSQTRHVYLQIYDYQLNLTDSFEIHKLCEHSNFTYVSWNISHYIFLNCVENGKLSIIRIFELNYRGRLKGTRKIVENNNFLVSTISFSKYDKLLYLFGNNMAAYSFKIDHESNYGDITSIKKVQITSNAYDPKMGLPIASYESIEGNRKIRVLYNNGDYMDYKLENNHLNKYQPQNPSLYKRERGPEGFQHLHATTILSSQQKIFTDSLEKSGSFFNYMNKDTNYYTCLLYSDHYVQVINEETQAAIKLHGESYVTEMTDIPSTFLNSICFVTP
- the RAD26 gene encoding DNA-dependent ATPase RAD26 (similar to Saccharomyces cerevisiae RAD26 (YJR035W); ancestral locus Anc_1.459), translated to MSYFNEEIDDELNSLDVDALSQNNLENQITSNAQYLLNSQLLENEESRLQRSANLLNKLLSKKRSLLKKLEITNRISIKQKLKEQISVIESVEIPPVLKDIKDIKKRISDISNENKNSSQTIKSQDIVSSNLDKIKGNRNPGETEKDYLIRTGQITAFGTKSEFVLEDDSIYTEENVSHENIPIGQYIKKEQLVDIASPAQDIKANDYNALPIENETEDLSPVILDSTPAAPNVIDVKNESSEEDNLRYHNSQDEYKPSEDERIPSDNDESYSSDKSEGRTERQDFYQDEDSYDELDIEEHISKKDRKSKTKASNAIDDGDEIVYQKRLNHWIKKRSENRKVDNNSRLEEYQKPHPDFKGAKLNDTFKIPGEIFSSLFNYQKTCVQWLHELYQQKCGGIIGDEMGLGKTIQIIAFLASLHHSNLLNGPIIIVCPATVMKQWCAEIHKWWPPFRTIILHSIGAGMLINKKKMSEEEMENIIINSNPNEFTYEDFRNSSKIKTETETKSAIDTLVEKVINDGHIIITTYVGLRIHAESLLKVNWDYAILDEGHKIRNPDSEISLTCKKIKTYNRIILSGTPIQNNLNELWSLFDFIYPGKLGTLPVFQQQFVGPINVGGYANATNIQVQTGYKCAIALRNLISPYLLRRVKADVAKDLPKKKEMVLFCKLTEYQRKKYIEFLNSRELEQIKRGKRQVLFGIDILRKICNHPDILDCKEEEKRQSIQYGDPKRSGKMQVVQTTTSFVEEKNYKTLLFTQSRQMLDILEEFISYKDKDLQGIKYLRMDGTTSISIRQTLVDKFNNDNDRDDNIDLFLLTTRVGGLGVNLIGANRIIIFDPDWNPSTDLQARERAWRIGQKREVSIYRLMINGTIEEKIYHRQIFKQFLTNKILLNDIKQKRFFKMHELHDLFTLGGENGYVTEEMEAEVRKNTNKILTDNDVTSNNDKKESDDFAEVAKFAGVSKLEGFYNGKEQEDEKTNEDDRLIKGLIGDKNQLISEDQIIDSHNKPIRLINKEAEKNAEDAMNALKRSRKMRKKYKIGVPTWTGKFGQAGKTLKKRKTLVNKNGKNKSIGSMEILANIRESQNRNVDITVEPETNTNTRETKLIEDNKEIIVAIENFLRNQPNQFSTSNAIIQNIKGIRFDQKEDVIRIRALLKKVARFDKIRKGWVLDNDLHEEFE
- the RIP1 gene encoding ubiquinol--cytochrome-c reductase catalytic subunit RIP1 (similar to Saccharomyces cerevisiae RIP1 (YEL024W); ancestral locus Anc_1.461), with translation MINKRCLSSTNKAQISTYKTPDFGDAVKKDKSTDKGRSYAYFMIGSLGMLSAAGGKSTVETFLGSMSASADVLAMAKVEVNLASIPEGKNAVVKWQGKPVFIRHRTAHEIEEANQVDITSLKDPQADADRVKNPSWLVMLGVCTHLGCVPIGEAGDFGGWFCPCHGSHYDISGRIRKGPAPLNLEIPTYEFQDDTLIVG